A region of the Apium graveolens cultivar Ventura chromosome 6, ASM990537v1, whole genome shotgun sequence genome:
aattcaacaaaaaacacaagtcaagaactcagcagaaaacaaaggctcaacattttatttttcatctgctttattcaagatcaaaattctagattgaaaagttaaatccaatccgctagaattatttatcttgttcttgtgtcaatctagcggattaaaatccctagaacttaatctcaaatcgcatttaacatttgatcttttaattgcaaaaatagaaaaagttcatgtcgaatttattctagatttgtaataattgatttgagattaatcccttgtaaccgataccgtagttgtaacacctttcaagtttaataaaaattttatttaacttgaattttgtttcatatttttattccgcattttattcgattaaacggtattgtttgcattcaaccccccttctacaaacaaattgggacctaacagaaaCTTAATCTTCATGCAAGAAATATaatgtaatatttttaaaattaaattagtaTAAGTCATTAAAATAAATACTTCCTCCTACTTATCATTTCACTCATAAAATGAGTTTACTAACTATATAGATAGCTACTTTATTAATTTAAAACAATAAATTAGTTATGAATTATTTATTATCTTTTATACACACAATATATCTATACTTAAAAACATAAATAAGCATATAAATTTTGGGTAatgtaatttttatttaataaataggtatttaaatatattttaaatacataattatttaaaaatatatttaccatttaactttattttctttatttttcaaCTAAAGTTTTTactataattttaatttaaaatatttgacCTTGTTTTACAAGCATGAAACAAAGTTGactttgttttataaatttaaatataataaactgattaatataaaattattatttttacaaCATTTACTTTATTTAATTTTAGTCCTTATCACGAAGACtttaaataatcatattttaatAAATTGCTCAAAACACCCACCAATATTTTAATTGACCCAGACATATACTCCATTTTCAACTAGAATCAGACATATACTCCATTCCGGTGATGATGGACGAGTGTCCCACCAAATACTCCACTATCAATATTAGGATGATATTACGTTTGACTTTGTAGGAGTAATAGGTGGGCATTGAAGCTAAAATTTATAATCAATTACTCCCTCCGTCACATTTTACAGATCCTTTTTGGAAAAAAAATGCATATTAAAAAAATTGTTAGTTAAATAACATTTTCAACAAAATACCTCATTAAATACATTGAAAAAAGAGAATAGATACTCTCTCCGTCCCAAAATAAGTATCGTTTTGACTTTTGACACGTATTTTGAGGTGTTAAAAAAGTACTTGTatacattttttttataaatttttttttctcaataaaaatataaatgtaaaattttaattcaagaaaaaaaaatttgaaaaaaatatatgcAAATATCTTTTTTAGTACCTTAAAAAACGTGTCAAAAGTCAAAGCGACACTTATtttgggacagagggagtactaATTTTAGAAAGTCAAATCTTGGAAATAACACATCTAAGATCTAGGCCTTAAGATGAGGAGTGTATTcaatcaaaattttaaaagatttttttggATTCTTGAAATCAAGCGGTATTTAATTtgcatttttttttaaatttgatgGTATTTAATAAAGATTAgaaaaagtcttttaaaatttgagtgtattcaatttagattttaaaatgTCTACTCAAATCTAGCgttattcaatttagattttaaaaatcaattaaaatctaATGGTATTCAAAAGTCCGGAgatttgtttttttaaaaaaaactggtggattttgatggatttgctatttcatttttaatcttttgaaatctctttaaaatatatgagattttgaagaatttctggaaaatttcacaaaatcagcaagactctgcaatttttttttatcaaCTCCGTCAAAATCCGTGAACAAGTAAAATCAataaaaatcttttaaaatccatggattattatcaatattttaaaatctgaaatgaatacatccttttaaatcctaaattgaagtatttttttttaattattttgaaaactCAAATGAAAATTGTTGAATTCTAAAATATTGAAAATTAGAAAATATGGTACATGCTTTAATACtgaaatgattaaataaataattactttttaaaaaaaataaaaattatctTGAATCAGGCCTGTACTCCAATTGAAATGGAGTATGTCTATTTTGATCCAACAAACCTTCTATACTTAAGAATTTCATTCATAATTCTGATGAGTATGAGTTGTATATATAACTTGATTAAAAGTAAATTAAcgtattatttttattataaactTATCCATTATATAGAAAATAATATCActttaaaaaatatgaaaaataatATCCAATATTAGACTATTGCTAGAATAGAAGCATTATATAGCATAAACAAATGAGGACACTGTTAAAACCCGAACCGAAAATCCTACTAGAAATCCTACGAGGGAGATACGAATCTAAACATCGGGCTTTTAACCGGATTGGGCCCGGATCAGGTTCCTTGCTCGCAAACTATAAAAGCGCAACTTGcttttaaatttaaaaaaccCCAAACAAATAAAAACCCTAGAACTCGTGAGAATAGAGCGCGATGATCATGTCGATGATGCTTACGAGATCAGATGTTATTCTCCGGCCACAACTTTTCACGACATCACCAGCAAAATTATATTATCCGCCGGCAAGAATTTGTTTTGGCCGGAACACGAATACCTCCGTTGGACTAGTACTCTCTGTTACTCCTCAAAAATTAAACAATctcaattattattataatgcTTCTGATTCTAATTTACAGTTATTCAACAAGAAAATTAATAAGCCTTTTGTTGTTCATAATAAACACCAATCAATCATCAACTCTAGTTGTGATGATAAGAGCAATAGCAATACCAGCAGCAGCAGCTCTTGTGTTACTAACAAACTTGTTGAAATTAAAAAGACGGTTGTTAATACGATAGCTTCGTTGTTGTTATTTGGATTTCTAGCTTTTATGACTTCCTCTGCGTTTAGAACTCCCGCATTTGCAGCATCAGTGCcatctttatcttctagtgtTACTCCTGATTCCGATTGCAACGAGGACTGCGACAAAATTGATAATATATCAAAGCCTGCTAATGAATTGTTGGAAGAGTTGTGGATTCAGATAATTACAATAATACTTTGCGTTATATTTGCTCCTTTGACAATACCGTTTTTTGCAGCAATTCTAGTTGGCTACAAATACTATTTGGAAATATGTGAAAATACCAAAGAAAAGAGTATTCTTATGCTTCAGGTTTGATTCAAATCTCTTTATTCCATTACTTGATATGTACCTCTATGTCTGATTTACTTTCTGTCTGATTTGGAAGGTTGGAGTTTTGGACGGGACACGTGAATTGCAAAGAGAAGTTCAAAAAATTACTCAAGTTGCATCCAACTTAGATGGTATGAAACTGAAAGGTTAACAATATTTAACTTCTTACTCGTTTGCAATTTGTAATTGTTATTTAAAATAAAGAATTCAAATTAACTTTTTAAGATACATACTACTGTTGTTGGCTTACTATTATGTGTCAACAAAATTGACTAAATTTATTCTGCTTATGATTCGACTTAAATCAATAACTTGAAGTTTAGATAATAACAGAGTTTAAAGAGGACTTAAGTAGACAAGTAGAAAGTGTTCCACTATATAAAACTGGAGCTAGGAAACAATTTTATATGCGAGGTTTCACTCTCATCGCTTCTGGCCTAGATCTTTGGGATTGGTGTCAAGCTACCACTGTTGTCTTCATTCCATATTATTCCTCAGAGGTTAAGTCAAGTTTTAACTTTTCATGTCTATGAACTCAAAATACATAAATCATGACACTGCACTACTCTAGTCTCTACCCACAATGACACTGCTCTACTCTACCAAGAAAGGCACTCAATTATATCACACTTTTGATTGTTCCCGTATTGACTCCTGGTTAAGCAAATGCTAAATTGTTAATTCATACTGCAGTAGTATTGTACTCATTTTAAAGCTACATAGCGGCTGGAGCATATCACTTTTTCTTAAGATCATTTCCTTCAGTGTTTCATACTTTCAGTTGATGCTTCTATCGCTTCTCTTTTGACAGCTCATATGCATCTGTTTGCATGCATATATAATGACTGCAGCTACGGAGTTCTTTCCGTTATCATTCAGCTCTTAGAATAACTAGTTAGGAACCTAATGACTGCAGATTTCTGATACTGTGCTT
Encoded here:
- the LOC141668059 gene encoding uncharacterized protein LOC141668059 isoform X2; the encoded protein is MIMSMMLTRSDVILRPQLFTTSPAKLYYPPARICFGRNTNTSVGLVLSVTPQKLNNLNYYYNASDSNLQLFNKKINKPFVVHNKHQSIINSSCDDKSNSNTSSSSSCVTNKLVEIKKTVVNTIASLLLFGFLAFMTSSAFRTPAFAASVPSLSSSVTPDSDCNEDCDKIDNISKPANELLEELWIQIITIILCVIFAPLTIPFFAAILVGYKYYLEICENTKEKSILMLQVGVLDGTRELQREVQKITQVASNLDGVVKSLLRCNDSCRFAHLSVTQCISDEKKYGNNFAEMMDSFDKDPEALVMLYDLFKYLAKSLAIFVHLALIKAIKKIYYDGKCSKQLFAEFLGRELAKYDEDEETLASVDGMQNEEEAVGRAHRMFDNDYLVVTILVLASGVYSIPPLQCNTEHVKTVLQKLSSIPKNKIESLQVLLTPQTEDEAISEKGLAAKFPLLKPLTLSCFEN
- the LOC141668059 gene encoding uncharacterized protein LOC141668059 isoform X1 gives rise to the protein MIMSMMLTRSDVILRPQLFTTSPAKLYYPPARICFGRNTNTSVGLVLSVTPQKLNNLNYYYNASDSNLQLFNKKINKPFVVHNKHQSIINSSCDDKSNSNTSSSSSCVTNKLVEIKKTVVNTIASLLLFGFLAFMTSSAFRTPAFAASVPSLSSSVTPDSDCNEDCDKIDNISKPANELLEELWIQIITIILCVIFAPLTIPFFAAILVGYKYYLEICENTKEKSILMLQVGVLDGTRELQREVQKITQVASNLDGMKLKGVVKSLLRCNDSCRFAHLSVTQCISDEKKYGNNFAEMMDSFDKDPEALVMLYDLFKYLAKSLAIFVHLALIKAIKKIYYDGKCSKQLFAEFLGRELAKYDEDEETLASVDGMQNEEEAVGRAHRMFDNDYLVVTILVLASGVYSIPPLQCNTEHVKTVLQKLSSIPKNKIESLQVLLTPQTEDEAISEKGLAAKFPLLKPLTLSCFEN